From the Natrarchaeobaculum aegyptiacum genome, one window contains:
- a CDS encoding ferredoxin: MSDDGIQRASDVGSSDAPPVEEKPYKIVFEANRCFGAGKCAEVSDNWIMSLESGIARPRSFFVGEDDLEHNVRAAAVCPAKKDDGCIHVIDRRTDEEVAPDPHGDGTLSVDW; encoded by the coding sequence ATGAGCGACGACGGCATCCAGCGAGCCAGCGACGTCGGCTCGAGCGACGCACCCCCGGTCGAGGAGAAGCCCTACAAGATCGTCTTCGAGGCCAACCGCTGTTTCGGTGCGGGCAAGTGCGCCGAGGTCAGCGACAACTGGATCATGTCCCTCGAGTCCGGCATCGCCAGACCCCGCTCGTTCTTCGTCGGTGAAGACGACCTCGAGCACAACGTCCGTGCCGCAGCGGTCTGTCCGGCGAAGAAAGACGATGGCTGCATCCACGTGATCGACCGACGAACCGACGAGGAGGTCGCGCCCGACCCGCACGGTGATGGTACGCTGAGCGTCGACTGGTAA
- a CDS encoding HalOD1 output domain-containing protein, whose amino-acid sequence MHPALATAVSRIAARENRVPTALPPLYEAVDPEALSTLLESPAPVTVCLEYEGYRIVIGPDPHEVAVIDEDR is encoded by the coding sequence ATGCACCCGGCACTCGCAACGGCAGTGTCTCGTATCGCGGCCCGTGAAAACCGCGTCCCGACGGCCCTGCCACCGCTGTACGAGGCCGTCGACCCCGAGGCGCTGTCCACGCTGCTCGAGTCGCCCGCGCCGGTCACCGTCTGTCTCGAGTACGAGGGCTACCGGATCGTCATCGGCCCCGATCCCCACGAGGTGGCGGTGATCGACGAGGATCGCTGA
- a CDS encoding polymer-forming cytoskeletal protein, with protein MTSAAATLAIFGSAGSAQTADDLEETWPIDDRENATVTRDGDGDLETADDVVVPAGVDMDGGITAEGSVVLERGSAVDGNVDALGHARLEQRVEVDGLVNVEGHVLLEDDAELDGDVIAGGHVVLFSGTAVDGDLEAGRNVLLRGGAEVDGDLVAAGDVILEDGPVVDGDVTGRSVDVSVDAEVDGSIVETGS; from the coding sequence GTGACAAGTGCGGCTGCGACACTCGCCATTTTTGGGTCCGCCGGGAGTGCACAGACGGCCGACGACCTCGAGGAGACGTGGCCGATCGACGACCGCGAAAACGCGACCGTCACCAGGGATGGCGACGGGGACCTCGAGACGGCCGACGACGTCGTGGTTCCCGCGGGCGTCGACATGGACGGTGGAATCACGGCCGAGGGATCGGTCGTCCTCGAACGCGGTTCCGCGGTCGACGGGAACGTCGACGCGCTGGGACACGCCCGACTCGAGCAGCGTGTCGAGGTCGACGGACTGGTCAACGTCGAGGGTCACGTCCTCCTCGAAGACGACGCCGAACTCGACGGCGACGTCATCGCGGGTGGACACGTCGTCCTCTTCTCCGGCACGGCAGTCGACGGCGACCTCGAGGCCGGCCGGAACGTGCTCCTTCGAGGGGGTGCCGAGGTCGACGGCGACCTCGTCGCGGCGGGTGACGTGATCCTCGAGGACGGGCCAGTGGTCGACGGCGACGTCACCGGTCGGTCCGTGGACGTCTCGGTCGATGCCGAGGTCGACGGTTCGATTGTCGAAACCGGATCGTAA
- a CDS encoding TOBE domain-containing protein, which produces MTIERDYSTKLAVDGITIDRRDIEMLEAIDEHGSMHGAAEALGRSYARLQNRVVEIESAVGSITERQRGGSGGGGTTLTATADELRRQFDRHEAELDGVARATKSVFPGTVTERTGELVTVDTDVGPIRALAPEGATTVQVAVRSDAVVLTDPEDTPRADGTSLRNQFSGTVSRLDSGTAITRVTVDLTEERTIQALVTKTSADRLALEAGRPITASFKATAARAIAVDPGSNSTASSTADTDE; this is translated from the coding sequence ATGACGATCGAACGGGATTACAGCACGAAACTCGCGGTCGACGGGATCACGATCGATCGGCGCGACATCGAGATGCTCGAGGCCATCGACGAGCACGGGTCGATGCACGGGGCAGCCGAGGCACTCGGCCGCTCGTACGCCCGCCTCCAGAACCGTGTCGTCGAGATCGAATCCGCGGTCGGATCGATCACCGAGCGCCAGCGCGGCGGCAGCGGTGGCGGCGGCACCACGCTGACTGCGACCGCAGACGAGTTGCGCCGCCAGTTCGACCGCCACGAGGCCGAACTCGACGGCGTCGCACGGGCCACGAAATCCGTCTTCCCGGGAACCGTCACCGAGCGAACCGGCGAACTCGTGACCGTCGACACCGACGTCGGCCCGATCCGTGCACTCGCACCCGAGGGCGCGACCACCGTCCAGGTGGCCGTCCGCTCCGACGCAGTCGTCCTGACCGATCCCGAAGACACACCTCGTGCAGACGGCACGAGCCTCCGGAACCAGTTTTCCGGCACCGTCTCGAGGCTCGACTCCGGCACTGCAATCACGAGGGTGACGGTCGACCTTACCGAGGAACGGACGATTCAGGCACTCGTGACGAAGACGAGTGCGGACCGACTGGCACTCGAGGCCGGACGACCGATCACCGCCTCGTTCAAGGCGACGGCTGCGCGGGCGATCGCAGTCGATCCCGGTTCGAACTCGACCGCCAGTTCGACCGCCGATACCGACGAGTGA
- a CDS encoding amino acid ABC transporter ATP-binding protein — protein sequence MTLEATDVQHAYGSDPVFDGVSLSVEPGEVLGIIGPSGVGKSTLLRLLALFDAPDEGTVRYEGEDVWQVSERQRLAYRRQIGMVFQEASLFDASVRRNVEYGLRIRKSWADRLRYELSSLVARRNGTGDAIDALATVGLSEKADQSASSLSGGEAQRVAFARALAYDPEVLLLDEPTSDLDPRNTAVIEDAVLEAKRRGIGVAIATHDMHQAERIADRVAVLLGNEIIEIGATDTVFENPADERTRKFIAGELIY from the coding sequence ATGACCCTCGAGGCGACCGACGTCCAGCACGCCTACGGTTCCGACCCGGTCTTCGACGGCGTCTCGCTGTCGGTCGAACCGGGCGAGGTGCTCGGAATTATCGGTCCCTCCGGGGTGGGGAAGTCCACGCTTCTCCGGTTGCTCGCCCTCTTCGACGCGCCCGACGAGGGAACCGTTCGGTACGAGGGCGAAGACGTCTGGCAGGTCTCCGAGCGCCAGCGCCTCGCGTACCGCCGACAGATTGGCATGGTGTTCCAGGAGGCGAGCCTGTTCGACGCGAGCGTCCGCCGGAACGTCGAGTACGGACTCCGAATTCGCAAATCGTGGGCCGACCGACTCCGCTACGAACTCTCGAGTCTGGTCGCCAGACGGAACGGGACCGGCGACGCGATCGACGCCCTCGCGACGGTCGGGTTGAGCGAGAAGGCCGACCAGAGTGCCTCGTCGCTCTCCGGCGGTGAGGCCCAGCGCGTCGCGTTCGCCCGTGCGCTGGCGTACGACCCGGAGGTCCTGCTGCTCGACGAACCGACGTCGGACCTCGATCCGCGGAACACGGCGGTCATCGAAGACGCCGTGCTCGAGGCCAAACGCCGTGGCATCGGTGTGGCGATCGCGACTCACGACATGCACCAGGCCGAACGGATCGCAGATCGGGTCGCGGTGCTCCTCGGGAACGAGATCATCGAGATTGGGGCGACCGACACCGTCTTCGAGAATCCCGCGGACGAACGTACCCGGAAATTTATCGCAGGCGAACTGATATACTGA
- a CDS encoding ABC transporter permease, translated as MPLESPTLPVLLAEFPFEWNYIRSIIVVSLYVSITAVVLSTLVSIPVALLVGFTDFHGKTLVTSIINTGMGFPSVVVGLLVLFTVSNEGPLGSWDLVFTTEAMIMSQFVLAAPVITGVSLAAVSSVEQNVRDAAFAMGGTRTDVALVTIKEARYGIATAVLAGFGRAISEVGSVLIVGGNIASADGTSVTRTLTTAIQLEARQGRFETAMILGTILVVLVLIVNAIVVRLGNGGGGRYG; from the coding sequence ATGCCACTCGAGTCACCGACGCTCCCGGTACTGCTCGCAGAGTTCCCCTTCGAGTGGAACTACATCCGGAGTATCATCGTCGTCTCGCTGTACGTGAGCATCACGGCCGTCGTGTTGAGTACGCTGGTTAGCATCCCGGTCGCCCTCCTCGTCGGCTTCACCGACTTCCACGGGAAGACGCTCGTGACCTCGATCATCAACACGGGGATGGGATTCCCGAGCGTCGTCGTCGGACTGCTCGTCCTCTTTACGGTCTCGAACGAGGGGCCACTCGGCTCGTGGGACCTCGTCTTTACCACGGAGGCGATGATCATGTCCCAGTTCGTCCTCGCTGCACCGGTCATCACGGGCGTGAGCCTCGCCGCGGTGAGTAGCGTCGAACAGAACGTCCGCGACGCGGCCTTCGCGATGGGCGGCACGAGAACCGACGTCGCGCTCGTGACGATCAAGGAGGCCCGCTACGGCATCGCGACGGCCGTCCTCGCTGGCTTCGGACGGGCGATCAGCGAGGTCGGCTCCGTCCTCATCGTCGGCGGCAACATCGCGAGCGCGGACGGCACCTCCGTGACGCGAACCCTCACCACCGCGATCCAGCTCGAGGCCCGTCAGGGCCGGTTCGAGACGGCGATGATCCTCGGGACGATCCTCGTCGTCCTCGTCCTGATCGTCAACGCGATCGTCGTCCGACTCGGCAACGGCGGCGGAGGTCGATACGGATGA
- a CDS encoding substrate-binding domain-containing protein — protein sequence MTIQRRQFVAAVGGVAAAGLAGCTAAEGDDDAPEISGETLTLTTTTSTYDTGLLDELNAPFQDRFGVTVDTVSQGTGAAIETGRSGDSDVVMVHARSQEDEFMEEGYAINRRDLMFNDFVIIGDADDPAGIGGGDDAIEAFQAIAESESTFVSRGDNSGTHTQEREIWDEAGLGADDFGEWYQEAGQGMGEVITQTGQSGGYTLSDRGTYLSMITETDLEIHVEGPVEDGPEILSNPYGIFAINPDVHEHVNYDLAMAYIGFLTSLEGQRIIEEYTVEGEQLFFPEALSEDPNFAQYVPEDWTGGESDD from the coding sequence ATGACGATACAACGAAGGCAGTTCGTCGCCGCGGTCGGCGGTGTGGCTGCCGCCGGACTGGCAGGCTGTACGGCTGCCGAAGGAGACGATGACGCACCGGAGATCAGCGGTGAGACGCTGACGCTCACGACGACGACGAGTACGTACGATACAGGCCTGCTCGACGAACTCAACGCGCCGTTCCAGGATCGATTCGGCGTTACCGTCGACACCGTCTCGCAGGGGACCGGCGCAGCGATCGAAACCGGACGGAGTGGCGATTCGGACGTCGTGATGGTACACGCCCGTTCTCAGGAAGACGAGTTCATGGAGGAGGGGTACGCGATCAACCGTCGCGACCTCATGTTCAACGACTTCGTCATCATCGGCGATGCCGACGACCCCGCCGGAATCGGCGGTGGAGACGACGCTATCGAGGCGTTCCAGGCGATCGCCGAATCCGAATCCACGTTCGTTTCGCGCGGGGACAACTCGGGGACCCACACCCAGGAACGCGAGATCTGGGACGAAGCCGGCCTCGGTGCCGACGACTTCGGCGAGTGGTACCAGGAAGCCGGGCAGGGGATGGGCGAAGTCATCACCCAGACCGGTCAGTCCGGCGGATACACGCTCTCAGACCGTGGAACCTACCTCTCGATGATCACCGAGACCGACCTCGAGATCCACGTCGAGGGACCGGTCGAGGACGGTCCAGAGATCCTCTCGAATCCGTACGGAATCTTCGCGATCAACCCCGACGTCCACGAGCACGTCAACTACGACCTCGCGATGGCCTACATCGGCTTCCTCACGAGTCTCGAGGGTCAGCGGATAATCGAAGAGTACACCGTCGAGGGAGAGCAACTGTTCTTCCCCGAAGCCCTCTCGGAGGACCCGAACTTCGCCCAGTACGTCCCCGAGGACTGGACCGGTGGCGAAAGCGACGATTGA
- a CDS encoding Lrp/AsnC family transcriptional regulator — protein sequence MELDDTDKGILYLLQRDARRLTTQEMATNVGVSASTVRNRIDRLEKEGIIRGYHPDIDYDNAGLQLYVEIICSAPNPKREAMVKEARDVAGVVALREVLNGKENVQIDAVGTESDDVARITDELCDIGLEVVNTKIIKETYTQPFNHFGQHLVEDATVEQ from the coding sequence ATGGAATTGGATGACACGGATAAAGGGATTCTCTACCTTCTCCAGCGGGATGCGAGGCGGCTCACGACACAGGAGATGGCGACGAACGTCGGCGTCTCAGCGAGCACGGTTCGCAATCGAATCGACCGACTCGAGAAGGAAGGGATCATCCGGGGGTATCACCCCGACATCGACTACGACAACGCGGGATTGCAGCTGTACGTCGAGATCATCTGCAGCGCCCCGAATCCGAAGCGCGAGGCGATGGTCAAGGAAGCACGCGACGTCGCGGGGGTCGTCGCCCTTCGAGAAGTCTTAAACGGCAAGGAGAACGTCCAGATCGACGCCGTCGGAACCGAGTCTGACGACGTCGCCCGCATCACCGACGAACTCTGTGACATCGGACTCGAGGTCGTCAACACGAAGATCATCAAGGAGACCTACACCCAGCCGTTCAATCACTTCGGCCAGCACCTCGTGGAGGATGCGACCGTTGAACAGTGA
- a CDS encoding HalOD1 output domain-containing protein has protein sequence MNSDSNASSDIFEHDPASNTYYTTLEWTTHDPSVAVVELIARLLDADPTDLEPLAWSIDPSALDAILQGQQEGPSTTPCTVDFSYLGHRITVSSDGRVEVEPPDDVEVGNRPTNSSETNSADLDREEPAASEESTVTDENGDEDLPRPD, from the coding sequence TTGAACAGTGACTCGAACGCCTCGTCGGACATCTTCGAGCACGACCCGGCGTCGAACACCTACTACACGACACTCGAGTGGACGACCCACGATCCGAGCGTGGCCGTCGTCGAACTCATCGCACGTCTGCTCGACGCCGATCCCACCGACCTCGAGCCGCTGGCTTGGTCGATCGATCCGTCGGCGCTCGACGCGATCCTCCAGGGCCAGCAGGAGGGACCGTCAACCACGCCGTGTACGGTCGATTTCTCCTACCTCGGCCATCGGATTACGGTCTCGAGCGACGGCCGTGTCGAGGTCGAACCGCCGGACGATGTCGAGGTCGGTAATCGACCCACGAATTCCAGCGAGACCAACAGCGCGGACCTCGATCGGGAGGAGCCTGCTGCCAGCGAGGAGTCTACTGTAACGGATGAGAACGGCGACGAGGACCTCCCTCGTCCCGACTGA
- a CDS encoding MBL fold metallo-hydrolase — MSTQSAVSVRLVRNATVLVAIGETTFLVDPLFASPGDLPPIEQTPNDRPNPLVPMPDVDLSHDAVVVTHRHVDHFDDAAMRDLEADVPLFCQPADADVFTEDGFSDVRPVDDSASFDDVTIHRTPGRHGHDDWAEKMSPVSGFVFEADRTVYLAGDTVWYDGVERTLEDFEPDLVVLNGGEARFTAGEPITMGVDDVAAVRDATDATVVVVHMEAINHCLLSRQTLRAAVDDVRVPDDGERVTL; from the coding sequence ATGTCGACTCAGTCAGCCGTCAGCGTCCGTCTCGTCCGGAACGCCACCGTCCTCGTAGCGATCGGCGAAACGACGTTCCTCGTCGATCCGTTGTTCGCATCTCCTGGCGACCTCCCACCGATCGAGCAGACGCCGAACGACCGACCAAACCCACTCGTTCCGATGCCCGACGTGGACCTGTCTCACGACGCCGTGGTGGTCACCCACCGGCACGTCGACCACTTCGACGACGCCGCGATGCGTGACCTCGAGGCCGACGTTCCGCTGTTCTGTCAACCCGCCGACGCAGACGTGTTTACCGAGGACGGGTTCAGCGACGTACGACCCGTCGACGACTCCGCCTCGTTCGACGACGTCACGATCCACCGGACCCCGGGTCGCCACGGTCACGACGACTGGGCCGAGAAAATGAGCCCCGTGTCCGGGTTCGTCTTCGAGGCAGACCGGACGGTATACCTCGCTGGCGATACTGTCTGGTACGACGGCGTCGAACGAACCCTCGAGGACTTCGAGCCCGACCTGGTCGTTCTGAACGGCGGTGAAGCCCGATTCACCGCCGGAGAGCCCATCACGATGGGCGTCGACGACGTCGCCGCCGTCCGTGACGCCACCGACGCCACGGTCGTCGTCGTGCACATGGAAGCGATCAACCACTGTCTGCTGTCCCGCCAGACACTGCGGGCTGCAGTAGACGACGTTCGCGTGCCGGACGACGGGGAGCGAGTCACGCTCTAG
- a CDS encoding ATP-binding protein has product MSPGEQEGKAAAASVSRRQQNAVAALGQQALESDDLDALFADTVARVAEILECQYAKVLEHQPDGETLRLRSGVGWRDGLVGSATVPTDRDSQAGFTLLREAPVVVDDLEQESRFSGPDLLTDHGVASGVSAVIGSVEDPWGVLGVHATEPGAFSEHDATFVQNVANLLASAIETTQTQRRFEAIFEDPNILVGLLEPDGTVVDINQTAMEYVDADLVDVVGEPFWETPWWGRGRDVREDVREWTERAAAGEYVDFQADLIRPDGTGYTLEGVFRPVTDDDGDVVSIIVSDRDVSDRRERERELRKSEQRYRTLAENFPNGIVTMFDADRRYTLAAGRGFEDLPISAAEVEGEYVGDVWDGEMGPTLESAFADTLRGETQVVEGEYAGREWVIRIVPLTAQDTPNDDDVPESVPDGVAQPAGGQRDGHGDDIGGEPSDDVDTHPDVFGGMTIAQDVTEQVERERRLAESNRRLEQFAYAASHDLQEPLRMVSSYLTLLESRYGDQLDDDAAEFLAFAVDGADRMRAMIDGLLAYSRVDTQGQPLEPVDLDDIVDDVLADLQVRIDDHDATVTRDDLPEVMGDPAQLRRVFQNLVTNAITYNRADPDPPRVHLESAYDECTAMWEITVCDNGIGIDEADQERIFEVFERLHSREQYAGTGIGLALSQRILERHGGEIRVDSEPGEGSAFTIRLPAVSG; this is encoded by the coding sequence ATGTCCCCTGGTGAACAGGAAGGGAAGGCCGCCGCGGCGAGCGTCAGCCGTCGCCAGCAAAACGCCGTCGCTGCGCTGGGCCAGCAGGCCCTCGAGTCCGACGACCTCGACGCGCTGTTCGCCGACACCGTCGCCCGCGTCGCCGAGATACTCGAGTGTCAGTACGCCAAAGTGCTCGAGCACCAGCCCGACGGCGAGACGCTTCGACTGCGAAGCGGCGTCGGCTGGCGTGACGGGCTCGTGGGTTCGGCGACCGTCCCCACCGACCGGGACTCACAGGCTGGCTTCACCCTCCTGCGGGAAGCGCCGGTCGTCGTCGACGACCTCGAGCAGGAGTCGCGCTTTTCGGGGCCGGACCTGCTGACCGACCACGGCGTCGCGAGCGGCGTCAGCGCCGTCATCGGTTCCGTCGAGGATCCGTGGGGCGTCCTCGGTGTTCACGCGACCGAGCCGGGGGCCTTCTCCGAGCACGACGCCACCTTCGTCCAGAACGTCGCCAACCTGCTGGCGTCGGCCATCGAGACCACCCAGACCCAGCGGCGATTCGAAGCCATCTTCGAGGACCCGAACATCCTCGTGGGCCTGCTCGAGCCCGACGGCACCGTCGTCGACATCAACCAGACCGCGATGGAGTACGTCGACGCCGATCTGGTGGACGTCGTCGGGGAACCGTTCTGGGAGACGCCCTGGTGGGGCCGCGGCCGAGACGTTCGGGAGGACGTCAGAGAGTGGACCGAACGCGCGGCCGCCGGCGAATACGTCGACTTTCAGGCCGACCTGATCCGGCCCGACGGGACGGGCTACACGCTCGAGGGCGTGTTTCGGCCAGTGACCGACGACGACGGCGACGTCGTCTCGATCATCGTATCGGACCGGGACGTCAGCGACCGGCGCGAGCGCGAGCGCGAACTCCGCAAGTCAGAGCAGCGGTACCGGACGCTCGCGGAGAACTTTCCCAACGGCATCGTGACCATGTTCGACGCCGACCGACGGTACACGCTCGCCGCGGGCCGTGGGTTCGAGGACCTCCCGATCTCCGCCGCGGAGGTCGAAGGTGAGTACGTCGGCGACGTCTGGGACGGCGAGATGGGACCGACGCTCGAGTCCGCCTTCGCCGATACGCTCCGTGGCGAGACGCAGGTCGTCGAGGGCGAGTACGCCGGTCGCGAGTGGGTGATCCGCATCGTCCCGTTGACGGCCCAGGACACCCCCAACGACGACGACGTGCCAGAGAGCGTGCCGGACGGCGTCGCACAGCCGGCTGGTGGCCAGCGTGACGGCCACGGAGACGACATCGGCGGCGAGCCGAGTGACGACGTCGACACGCACCCCGACGTCTTCGGCGGGATGACCATCGCTCAGGACGTCACCGAACAGGTCGAGCGCGAACGCCGGCTCGCCGAGTCCAACCGCCGCCTCGAGCAGTTCGCGTACGCCGCCTCTCACGACCTGCAGGAGCCACTCAGGATGGTCTCGAGTTACCTCACGTTGCTCGAGTCACGGTACGGAGACCAGCTGGACGATGACGCCGCGGAGTTCCTCGCGTTCGCCGTTGACGGTGCCGACCGCATGCGTGCGATGATCGACGGGCTGCTCGCGTACTCCCGGGTCGACACCCAGGGCCAGCCGCTCGAACCGGTGGACCTCGACGACATCGTCGACGACGTCCTCGCGGACCTGCAGGTCAGGATCGACGACCACGACGCGACGGTTACCCGGGACGACCTGCCCGAGGTCATGGGCGATCCGGCCCAGCTTCGACGGGTCTTCCAGAACCTCGTTACCAACGCGATCACCTACAACCGCGCCGACCCGGACCCCCCGCGGGTCCACCTCGAGTCGGCGTACGACGAGTGCACGGCGATGTGGGAGATCACCGTCTGCGACAACGGAATCGGGATCGACGAGGCCGACCAGGAACGCATCTTCGAGGTGTTCGAACGCCTTCACAGCCGTGAGCAGTACGCCGGCACGGGGATCGGACTGGCGCTCAGCCAGCGCATCCTCGAGCGTCACGGCGGCGAGATCCGGGTCGACTCAGAACCCGGCGAGGGATCGGCGTTTACGATCCGGTTACCGGCCGTGAGCGGGTGA
- a CDS encoding DUF1028 domain-containing protein — MTFSICVHEAYENDDGEDHHRYGVAVTTRLPAVGTLCPFVDDHGAVATQSLVNVELGRKGLQYLADGVAVSDALEALLNADEGAPQRQLHGVDAEGTFAFSGSECVEWFGHEEYDHLTVAGNMLTGPDVLEATADAYAGSAVHETTDPWTGPRSVDPDLEPETEPLAKRLLDALAAGHRVGGDKREELPIQSAAVVVASTESHVLDPLYADLRIDASETPIEDLRATYERAVEGYTDTLAQYEGAFEEDTLEDAADLE; from the coding sequence ATGACGTTCAGCATCTGCGTTCACGAGGCCTACGAGAACGACGACGGTGAGGACCACCACCGATACGGCGTGGCCGTAACCACCCGACTGCCCGCCGTCGGCACGCTCTGTCCGTTCGTCGACGACCACGGCGCGGTCGCGACACAGAGCCTCGTCAACGTCGAACTCGGCCGCAAGGGCCTCCAGTACCTCGCGGACGGGGTCGCCGTTTCCGACGCGCTCGAGGCTCTGCTCAACGCCGACGAGGGCGCACCCCAGCGCCAGCTCCACGGCGTCGACGCCGAGGGAACCTTCGCCTTCTCCGGGTCCGAGTGCGTCGAGTGGTTCGGCCACGAGGAGTACGACCACCTCACTGTCGCGGGCAACATGCTCACCGGGCCGGACGTCCTCGAGGCGACCGCCGACGCCTACGCCGGCTCGGCAGTTCACGAGACGACAGATCCGTGGACGGGTCCCCGGAGCGTCGACCCCGACCTCGAGCCCGAGACCGAACCGCTCGCGAAACGATTGCTCGATGCTCTCGCCGCCGGCCATCGCGTCGGCGGCGACAAACGCGAGGAACTGCCGATCCAGAGCGCCGCCGTCGTCGTCGCGAGTACCGAATCGCACGTTCTCGATCCGCTCTACGCCGACCTCCGGATCGACGCCAGCGAGACCCCGATCGAGGACCTGCGTGCGACCTACGAGCGCGCCGTCGAGGGCTACACCGACACGCTCGCCCAGTACGAAGGCGCCTTCGAGGAGGACACACTCGAGGACGCGGCCGACCTCGAGTGA
- a CDS encoding cell division protein SepF: MGLMSRIIGGTQSRSADDYVELDLNDVSAGATEATMQVHIAEVNGQADAIDIKEAVYDGDIVVADITRLRTEDSTVEYIVDELRQVAQEVDGDIVRKGDDQMIITPTGVRVSREKLGQH, encoded by the coding sequence ATGGGACTCATGAGCAGAATCATCGGCGGGACCCAGTCCCGGTCTGCCGATGATTACGTCGAACTGGATCTCAACGACGTCTCGGCGGGGGCGACGGAGGCGACGATGCAGGTACACATCGCCGAAGTCAACGGCCAGGCCGACGCGATCGACATCAAGGAAGCCGTCTACGACGGCGACATCGTCGTCGCGGATATCACCCGCCTCCGTACCGAAGACAGCACCGTCGAATACATCGTCGACGAACTCCGACAGGTCGCCCAGGAAGTCGACGGCGACATCGTCCGGAAAGGCGACGACCAGATGATTATCACGCCGACTGGCGTCCGCGTCAGCCGCGAGAAGCTGGGCCAGCACTGA
- a CDS encoding helix-turn-helix domain-containing protein produces MTGFRATVVVDEPTGCPVASVSETTDEPIDGVNRTRSRTDGGMVVEEFSADASADVDRCDIERPDDLEFTPMQSFDSETVYRFERDADDNCACEVVEDLGTPITSVRAQGGSLLLSFHTADLEAISEIVAALRDRFDGVVVEELGQSADDSSDPVVVDRDVLTDRQREIVETAHELGYFSYPKGANATDVAEELGIARSTFTEHLAAAQTKLMDAVLES; encoded by the coding sequence ATGACAGGCTTTCGTGCAACCGTCGTCGTGGACGAACCCACCGGCTGCCCGGTCGCGAGCGTCTCGGAAACGACCGACGAACCGATCGATGGCGTCAACCGAACGCGTTCCCGAACCGACGGGGGGATGGTCGTCGAGGAGTTCAGCGCCGACGCAAGCGCCGACGTCGACCGATGTGACATAGAGCGCCCGGACGACCTCGAATTCACGCCGATGCAGTCGTTCGACTCCGAGACGGTGTACCGGTTCGAACGCGATGCGGACGACAACTGCGCCTGCGAGGTCGTCGAAGATCTCGGGACGCCGATCACGTCCGTGCGCGCCCAGGGCGGCTCGTTGCTCCTCTCCTTTCACACCGCCGATCTCGAGGCGATCTCGGAGATCGTCGCTGCCCTGCGCGACCGGTTCGACGGCGTCGTCGTCGAGGAACTCGGCCAGTCCGCTGACGACTCGAGCGATCCCGTCGTCGTCGACCGAGACGTGCTCACCGACCGCCAGCGCGAAATCGTCGAGACGGCCCACGAACTGGGATACTTCAGCTACCCGAAGGGTGCCAATGCAACCGACGTCGCCGAGGAACTCGGGATCGCACGCTCGACGTTCACCGAACACCTCGCGGCCGCACAGACGAAGCTGATGGACGCCGTCCTCGAGAGCTGA